From Candidatus Eremiobacterota bacterium, the proteins below share one genomic window:
- a CDS encoding spore coat protein U domain-containing protein, whose amino-acid sequence MRTVDVVRAAGVAGILAAVAAAPVCASEQHAAAAPVLPCSSQVGTFRFTTPPASQPFATFAAAISVSCAPATSFKVRFHSGNNCRMSAGGDMVAYALFADPAATKPLLDCAPGGDVELTGRGSQTFMVYGRTGLVTPAIRPGDYSDTISVEIEST is encoded by the coding sequence TTGCGTACAGTGGATGTGGTGCGAGCAGCCGGCGTCGCCGGAATCTTGGCCGCCGTCGCGGCCGCCCCCGTCTGCGCGAGCGAACAGCACGCCGCCGCGGCGCCGGTGCTGCCGTGCTCCAGTCAGGTCGGAACGTTCCGGTTCACCACGCCGCCGGCGTCCCAGCCGTTCGCGACGTTCGCCGCCGCGATCTCCGTCTCGTGCGCGCCGGCGACCTCCTTCAAAGTGCGCTTTCACTCCGGAAACAATTGCCGAATGAGCGCGGGCGGGGACATGGTTGCCTACGCGCTCTTCGCCGATCCCGCGGCGACGAAACCGCTGCTGGACTGCGCTCCCGGCGGCGACGTCGAGCTCACGGGCCGAGGAAGCCAGACGTTCATGGTGTACGGGCGCACCGGCCTCGTCACGCCGGCGATCCGTCCCGGCGACTACAGCGATACCATCAGCGTCGAAATCGAAAGCACCTGA
- a CDS encoding molecular chaperone has protein sequence MYLGLIPRRAPAAALAFSLALGGIAASPALANIGVSPLRASIASGERSAAFTITNVQGTDLTVEAEVERWERVDGVDKRTKTDDWILNPPVMTIPAYGARVIRMALKRPNESPTEVAYSLIVSEVHAANVDRGLGLAVKMHAILPVFLMPSSVSKSRPEWSAAREGPKRIVLKVKNVASTHIHMTGFLLKDAAGKTLENQTPSYVFPGESRSWTIELPPDAAATAFVLQVKTDEGVQTVPVSGQ, from the coding sequence ATGTACCTCGGTCTCATTCCTCGGCGAGCGCCGGCGGCAGCGCTCGCCTTCTCGTTGGCGCTGGGCGGCATCGCGGCGTCGCCGGCGCTCGCGAACATCGGCGTCTCGCCGCTCCGCGCCTCGATTGCATCGGGTGAGCGCTCCGCGGCCTTCACGATCACCAACGTGCAGGGCACCGATCTCACCGTGGAGGCCGAAGTCGAGCGCTGGGAACGCGTCGACGGGGTGGACAAGCGCACCAAGACCGACGACTGGATCTTGAATCCTCCGGTGATGACGATTCCGGCCTACGGCGCGCGCGTGATCCGCATGGCGCTGAAGCGGCCGAACGAGTCGCCGACCGAAGTCGCGTACTCGCTGATCGTCAGCGAAGTGCACGCCGCCAACGTCGACCGCGGGCTCGGCCTCGCCGTCAAGATGCACGCGATTCTGCCCGTGTTCCTCATGCCGTCGAGCGTTTCGAAGAGCCGTCCCGAGTGGAGTGCGGCGCGCGAGGGCCCCAAGCGCATCGTTCTCAAGGTGAAGAACGTGGCTTCGACCCACATCCACATGACCGGCTTCCTGCTGAAAGACGCGGCGGGAAAGACGCTGGAGAACCAAACCCCGTCGTACGTCTTCCCCGGTGAGTCTCGAAGCTGGACGATCGAGCTTCCGCCCGATGCGGCTGCGACGGCCTTCGTGCTGCAGGTGAAGACGGACGAGGGCGTGCAGACCGTCCCGGTCTCGGGACAGTAA
- a CDS encoding fimbrial biogenesis outer membrane usher protein codes for MRVRWIAVVAFVLAACVGQRVAAAPEFEQRVFAVVINGEPVSSGSVVLQAGDGSILVAGDDLKRWRVKLDARVPRTALDGRAYFSLRDFPGVTARVDESRQILDLRVPAGLFEPTTLGFGRPGERRFDRSPGAFMNYWFSDTHFAGTAFEQGIFELGASGARGGVLTSTVGWRPSSFGAGWQRLNTTWERDFAEARKTLRIGDGISSPGRLGGTVSFGGIQVASDFAVDQEFQVSPALAIRGVTPSSSLVDVLVNNVPAVNAQPVPAGPFLLNTPPLGIDGQGQVRVIVRDALGAEHVVVEPFYQSRYLLRPGVDEYSYEAGFMRGAGSALSSYGKPMASGTLRHGVTDNFTAEGHLEATSGLALGELTADVTFPRFGLVSAGLATSFTPAGTGLRALLGYEFRAFNGMALAANVTAASPQFKTIGFDARASGVTEQFAVTLPVRTLAASFGFLATHPTQGPAVSYATVGLSGRLGSGTLNLSTTQGLSGTPAAYFFTYITHIGRNTLSTRTSNSAGIGRTSMDYATALPPSGLGSAVDLSLNRDSGGQPFVGGSYLLEAAPLHFDTFIDRDLVLSNLRGAFALVGGKAFATRDIPTSYGLAIVPGYPNVRVYVNGLEAGRTDKDGKVALPFLVPYAVNRISLDQRDLPISANIDHFEETLVPYFRSAAIVRFATGRAGGVIVRLRLADGSALPAGSLVMSRDGSQTYPVGDDGLTYLSAVAEGTSAYKAVVGGDGKCEFTVDVPHDASAIPDLGSVVCVTMPPSAASASPSPTGTPAPPMMPPPTAAPASPAATTAPSPAATTAPR; via the coding sequence ATGCGCGTGCGATGGATCGCGGTCGTTGCGTTCGTCCTCGCCGCGTGCGTCGGCCAGCGCGTCGCCGCTGCGCCCGAGTTCGAGCAGCGCGTCTTCGCCGTCGTCATCAACGGCGAACCGGTGAGCTCAGGCTCCGTCGTCCTGCAGGCCGGCGACGGGTCGATCCTCGTCGCCGGCGACGACCTCAAACGCTGGCGGGTGAAGCTCGACGCTCGCGTCCCGCGAACTGCGCTCGACGGGCGCGCGTATTTTTCACTGCGCGACTTTCCCGGCGTCACGGCGCGCGTCGACGAGTCGCGCCAGATTCTGGACCTGCGCGTCCCGGCGGGGCTCTTCGAGCCGACGACGCTCGGCTTCGGCCGGCCCGGCGAGCGCAGGTTCGACCGCAGTCCGGGCGCGTTCATGAACTACTGGTTCAGCGACACGCATTTCGCCGGTACGGCCTTCGAGCAAGGGATCTTCGAGCTCGGCGCCTCCGGAGCACGGGGCGGGGTCCTCACCAGCACGGTCGGCTGGCGGCCGTCCTCGTTCGGGGCCGGCTGGCAGCGCCTGAACACGACCTGGGAGCGCGACTTCGCGGAGGCCCGCAAGACGCTCCGCATCGGCGACGGGATCTCGTCCCCGGGACGGCTCGGCGGCACGGTCTCGTTCGGCGGCATCCAGGTCGCCAGCGACTTCGCGGTCGACCAGGAGTTCCAGGTCAGTCCGGCGCTGGCGATTCGCGGGGTGACGCCGAGCTCGTCGCTGGTGGACGTCCTCGTCAACAACGTGCCGGCGGTGAACGCGCAGCCCGTTCCCGCGGGTCCGTTCCTGCTCAACACGCCGCCGCTCGGGATCGACGGCCAGGGCCAGGTTCGGGTGATCGTTCGCGACGCGCTCGGCGCGGAGCACGTGGTCGTCGAGCCCTTCTACCAATCGCGCTATCTGCTGCGGCCGGGCGTCGACGAATACTCGTACGAGGCGGGTTTCATGCGCGGCGCGGGAAGCGCGCTCTCGTCGTACGGGAAACCGATGGCGTCGGGCACGCTCCGCCACGGGGTCACCGACAACTTCACCGCTGAAGGTCACCTCGAAGCGACCTCCGGTCTCGCGCTGGGCGAATTGACCGCCGACGTCACCTTTCCGCGCTTCGGCTTGGTCAGCGCCGGCCTGGCCACGAGCTTCACGCCGGCCGGGACCGGCCTTCGCGCGCTGCTTGGCTACGAGTTCCGCGCGTTCAACGGGATGGCTCTGGCGGCGAACGTGACGGCCGCGAGCCCGCAGTTCAAGACGATCGGATTCGACGCGCGCGCGAGCGGAGTGACGGAACAATTCGCCGTGACGCTGCCGGTGCGAACGCTCGCGGCGTCGTTCGGATTTCTCGCGACGCACCCGACGCAGGGGCCGGCGGTTTCATACGCGACGGTCGGGCTCTCCGGCCGGCTCGGCTCCGGAACGCTGAACCTGTCGACGACGCAAGGACTCTCCGGGACGCCGGCGGCGTACTTCTTCACCTACATCACTCACATCGGGCGCAACACGCTCTCGACGCGCACGAGCAACTCCGCCGGCATCGGGCGCACAAGCATGGACTACGCGACCGCGCTGCCGCCGTCGGGCTTGGGAAGCGCCGTCGATCTCTCGCTGAACCGCGACAGCGGCGGGCAGCCCTTCGTCGGTGGTTCGTATCTGCTGGAAGCGGCACCGCTGCACTTTGACACGTTCATCGACCGCGATCTCGTCCTCTCGAATCTGCGCGGAGCGTTCGCGCTGGTCGGCGGCAAGGCGTTCGCAACGCGCGACATTCCGACCAGCTACGGGCTGGCGATCGTTCCGGGCTATCCGAACGTGCGGGTCTACGTCAACGGCCTCGAGGCCGGCCGCACCGACAAGGACGGCAAAGTCGCGCTGCCGTTCCTCGTTCCGTACGCCGTGAACAGAATCTCGCTCGACCAGCGTGATCTCCCGATCTCCGCGAACATCGATCACTTCGAAGAGACGCTCGTGCCATACTTCCGCAGCGCGGCGATCGTCCGCTTCGCGACCGGACGCGCTGGCGGCGTGATCGTTCGGCTCCGCCTCGCCGACGGCAGCGCGCTTCCCGCCGGTTCGTTGGTGATGTCGCGCGACGGCTCGCAGACGTATCCGGTCGGGGACGACGGCCTGACGTACCTTAGCGCGGTTGCGGAAGGAACGTCGGCGTACAAAGCCGTCGTCGGTGGTGACGGCAAATGCGAGTTCACCGTCGACGTTCCACACGACGCTTCGGCGATACCGGATCTCGGAAGCGTCGTGTGCGTGACGATGCCGCCGAGCGCGGCAAGCGCCTCGCCCTCGCCGACGGGAACACCGGCACCACCGATGATGCCGCCGCCGACAGCCGCGCCGGCGAGCCCCGCCGCAACGACGGCGCCGAGCCCCGCCGCAACGACGGCGCCGCGTTAG
- the rpsO gene encoding 30S ribosomal protein S15, protein MPLTKEQKSELSSKYGRGPNDTGSADVQIAILTASINQLNEHLKVHKKDHHSRRGLLMQVGQRRRLLAYLQHKDLERYRKLIADLGLRR, encoded by the coding sequence GTGCCCCTGACCAAAGAACAAAAGTCGGAGCTTTCGAGCAAGTACGGCCGCGGCCCGAACGACACCGGCTCGGCCGACGTCCAGATCGCGATCCTCACCGCGTCGATCAACCAGCTCAACGAGCACCTGAAGGTCCACAAGAAGGACCACCACAGCCGCCGCGGCTTGCTCATGCAAGTCGGCCAGCGCCGGCGCCTGCTCGCGTACCTGCAGCACAAAGATCTCGAGCGCTACCGCAAGCTGATCGCAGATCTCGGCCTGCGCCGCTAA
- the nirD gene encoding nitrite reductase small subunit NirD produces MTVARVGDVAPGTGKAVVVGDREIALFNVDGTFYALDNTCPHQGGPLAEGWIEGTQVTCPWHAWTFKLTDGKMTLGDYASVEPFDVRVEDDQVQVSRNPRPA; encoded by the coding sequence GTGACGGTGGCGCGCGTCGGCGACGTCGCGCCGGGAACCGGAAAGGCCGTCGTCGTCGGCGACCGCGAGATCGCGCTCTTCAACGTCGACGGGACGTTCTATGCCCTCGACAACACCTGCCCGCACCAGGGCGGCCCGCTCGCCGAAGGCTGGATCGAAGGGACGCAGGTGACGTGCCCGTGGCACGCGTGGACGTTCAAGCTGACCGACGGCAAGATGACCCTTGGCGACTACGCCTCGGTCGAACCGTTCGACGTCCGGGTCGAGGACGATCAGGTGCAGGTCAGCCGCAATCCGCGGCCCGCGTAG
- a CDS encoding type 2 isopentenyl-diphosphate Delta-isomerase: MAESTEQRKSRHLDVCLNEDVASRLEAGWEGVRLRHEALPELALADVDVSTSFLGRPLRAPLLISSMTGGTARAGEINRRLARGAEAAGIAFALGSGRAMLEDDALRATFDVRAVAPKVVLFANLGAVQLNYAVRVDDARRLVDALGADGLYLHLNPLQEALQPGGDTNFRGLEPKIAAVCAALDVPVIAKSVGSGLAPSTAARLLECGVAAIDVAGAGGTSWARVEGKRSGDPARERIAEAFGDWGYATPRATAALRAALPSVPLVASGGIRDGVQIAKALALGADLAGLALPFLRAADESDAAVAALIDELITALRIALFATGSRRIADLRDALV; the protein is encoded by the coding sequence ATGGCGGAGTCGACCGAGCAACGCAAGTCGCGCCACCTGGACGTGTGCCTGAACGAGGACGTGGCCTCGCGCCTCGAGGCCGGCTGGGAGGGCGTGCGGCTGCGCCACGAGGCGCTGCCCGAGTTGGCGCTCGCCGACGTCGACGTCTCGACCTCGTTCCTCGGCCGGCCGCTGCGCGCGCCGCTGCTGATCTCCTCGATGACCGGCGGAACCGCCCGCGCCGGCGAGATCAACCGCCGCCTGGCCCGCGGCGCCGAAGCGGCCGGGATCGCCTTCGCGCTCGGCAGCGGCCGGGCGATGCTCGAGGACGACGCGCTCCGGGCGACCTTCGACGTCCGCGCCGTCGCGCCGAAGGTCGTGCTGTTTGCGAACCTCGGCGCCGTCCAGCTCAACTACGCCGTCCGCGTCGACGACGCGCGGCGGCTGGTGGACGCGCTCGGCGCCGACGGGCTCTACCTGCACCTCAATCCGCTCCAGGAAGCGCTGCAGCCGGGCGGCGACACCAACTTCCGCGGCCTCGAACCGAAGATCGCCGCCGTCTGCGCGGCGCTCGACGTGCCGGTGATCGCGAAGAGCGTCGGCTCGGGGCTCGCGCCGTCCACGGCCGCGCGGCTGCTCGAGTGCGGCGTCGCGGCGATCGACGTCGCGGGCGCCGGCGGCACGTCGTGGGCGCGCGTCGAGGGCAAGCGCTCCGGCGACCCTGCCCGCGAGCGGATCGCCGAAGCGTTCGGCGACTGGGGCTACGCGACGCCCCGCGCGACGGCCGCCCTGCGCGCCGCGCTGCCGTCAGTGCCGCTCGTCGCCAGCGGCGGAATCCGCGACGGCGTCCAGATCGCCAAAGCGCTCGCGCTCGGCGCAGACCTGGCCGGCTTGGCGCTGCCGTTCCTGCGCGCCGCCGACGAGTCCGACGCCGCCGTCGCCGCGCTGATCGACGAGCTGATCACCGCCCTGCGAATCGCCCTCTTCGCGACCGGCTCGCGCCGCATCGCCGACCTTCGCGACGCGCTGGTTTAG